In a genomic window of Aggregatimonas sangjinii:
- a CDS encoding aspartate kinase codes for MKTISSVVEGYIKKKPFLQSALAQGIINLTSLSRIVKPEIQDELGKEVRNGAIVMALKRLSDDLEFRATHKILKVLKNIGEITVRSSLTDFTFLVSDTILSQQAKLLEEVNTNQDVFYTSSRGVNEMNIVVSNSMDAVVEKLFQAERCTQKATNLSSITVKLPAENVSVPGIYYFIFQRLAWEGIVLYEVISTTNEFTILVNDDQVDVAFKTIKDLKTL; via the coding sequence ATGAAAACCATCTCATCCGTAGTGGAGGGCTACATCAAGAAAAAACCGTTTTTACAAAGTGCCTTGGCCCAAGGTATTATCAACTTGACTTCGTTATCGCGAATCGTAAAACCCGAAATTCAGGACGAATTGGGAAAAGAGGTGCGTAATGGGGCTATCGTTATGGCATTAAAACGCCTGTCCGATGATTTGGAATTTCGGGCTACCCACAAAATATTGAAAGTGCTCAAGAACATCGGCGAGATCACCGTTCGTTCTTCCCTGACCGATTTTACCTTTTTGGTCTCCGACACCATTTTATCGCAGCAAGCCAAATTGTTAGAGGAAGTGAATACCAACCAAGATGTGTTCTACACTTCTTCCCGAGGGGTGAATGAGATGAATATTGTGGTAAGCAATAGTATGGATGCGGTCGTCGAAAAGCTTTTTCAAGCGGAGCGATGCACACAGAAGGCAACGAACCTGTCTTCGATAACCGTAAAATTACCTGCCGAAAATGTTTCTGTTCCCGGAATCTATTATTTTATTTTTCAACGTTTGGCCTGGGAAGGTATCGTGCTTTACGAAGTCATATCGACCACCAATGAATTTACGATTCTCGTAAACGACGATCAGGTAGATGTCGCCTTCAAAACAATAAAGGATTTGAAGACGCTCTGA
- a CDS encoding YraN family protein: MGKHNEFGKEGEEIAVNFLLEKGYRILYRNFRYLKAEIDIIAEKDDIVAIVEVRARSNDQIIAIADTITPKKIKLLVAAADYYVTEMKLDKEIRFDIIAILKNKKLFKIEHMESAFYHF, translated from the coding sequence ATGGGTAAGCATAACGAATTCGGAAAGGAAGGAGAGGAAATTGCGGTCAATTTCCTTTTGGAGAAAGGTTACCGCATCCTGTACCGAAATTTCAGGTATCTCAAGGCCGAAATCGATATCATAGCGGAAAAAGATGATATCGTAGCAATAGTGGAGGTGCGGGCCAGAAGCAATGACCAAATTATTGCCATTGCGGATACCATTACCCCGAAAAAGATAAAACTATTGGTAGCGGCGGCCGATTATTATGTGACCGAGATGAAGCTTGATAAAGAAATACGGTTCGATATCATCGCGATTTTAAAGAATAAAAAACTTTTTAAAATCGAACATATGGAAAGTGCATTCTATCATTTTTAA
- a CDS encoding DUF1800 domain-containing protein: MEYFVNCNTAPLTAYTVPLDKTKAAHLYRRLGFSASVQTIDAAIGQNASTLVDNLVAQALAAPDIPAPVWADWNRDNYPPESEDARPIFRSQINEWRLAYTNALLDNGLKDRMSFFWSNHFVTEYEVYESNPFLYYYTNCLQRNALGNFRTFVSEIGLTDAMLFYLDGVFNNGNNPNENYGRELYELFTLGDGPSYTEQDIIETARALTGYVDRGDVRWTPVAFNPERHDSGSKTIFGRTGNWGYDDVINILFEERSNEIAAFICRKLYEFFVHPDSKDATGNAEAIISGMAATFVANNFEIAPVVGQLLKSAHFFDDTAVGVIIKSPYDIYLNFVKETDFTYSNDTLDSAIDNCSLLSQTLFNPVDVAGWQRDRSWINTNFMIGRWLTMEMFVQDYWNNDQEQFRTFGIEATGANGATTNDPDEVARAIIDKITPKGLLTEIDYGAAIDVFKEPYESDMVYQNNSWNMMLQNADSQVYLLLLHLVRQPEFQLK, encoded by the coding sequence ATGGAATACTTTGTTAACTGTAATACAGCCCCCTTAACGGCATATACAGTACCCTTAGACAAAACAAAGGCCGCCCATCTCTATAGAAGGTTGGGTTTTAGTGCATCGGTTCAGACAATTGATGCCGCGATAGGCCAGAATGCCAGTACCCTGGTAGACAATTTAGTTGCGCAAGCCTTGGCTGCCCCGGATATACCGGCACCGGTATGGGCCGATTGGAACAGGGATAACTATCCTCCGGAGAGCGAGGATGCCCGCCCAATTTTTCGAAGTCAAATCAATGAATGGCGATTAGCTTATACCAATGCACTCCTTGATAACGGCCTTAAAGACCGAATGAGCTTTTTTTGGAGTAATCATTTCGTTACTGAATATGAGGTGTACGAAAGCAATCCTTTTCTCTATTACTACACAAATTGTCTACAGCGTAATGCACTAGGGAATTTCAGAACCTTCGTGAGCGAAATCGGACTGACCGATGCCATGCTGTTCTATCTAGACGGGGTTTTCAACAATGGCAATAATCCCAATGAAAATTACGGAAGGGAACTATATGAACTGTTCACATTGGGCGATGGTCCGAGCTACACCGAGCAGGATATCATTGAAACGGCAAGGGCCTTAACAGGTTATGTAGATCGCGGTGACGTACGGTGGACACCAGTCGCCTTTAACCCGGAACGTCACGACAGCGGCAGTAAAACCATCTTCGGTAGAACAGGAAATTGGGGTTACGACGATGTCATCAACATTCTTTTCGAAGAACGTTCTAATGAAATAGCAGCCTTTATCTGCAGAAAGCTTTACGAATTTTTCGTACATCCAGACTCAAAAGATGCAACGGGTAACGCCGAAGCCATCATCTCGGGAATGGCGGCGACCTTCGTAGCGAATAATTTCGAAATCGCCCCAGTGGTCGGCCAGCTTCTTAAAAGTGCACACTTTTTCGACGATACTGCCGTCGGCGTCATCATCAAAAGCCCCTACGACATATATCTGAACTTCGTAAAAGAAACCGATTTCACCTACTCGAACGATACCTTGGATAGTGCCATAGACAATTGTAGCCTCCTGAGCCAAACCTTATTCAACCCTGTAGATGTAGCCGGTTGGCAGCGTGACCGAAGTTGGATCAATACCAATTTCATGATCGGGCGTTGGCTCACCATGGAAATGTTCGTACAAGACTATTGGAATAACGATCAGGAGCAATTCCGGACTTTTGGAATTGAGGCCACAGGTGCTAATGGTGCCACTACCAACGACCCGGACGAGGTGGCACGGGCCATTATCGATAAAATCACACCCAAAGGCCTACTTACCGAAATCGATTATGGTGCGGCGATCGATGTGTTCAAAGAGCCCTACGAATCGGATATGGTCTATCAAAACAATTCTTGGAACATGATGCTCCAGAATGCCGATTCACAAGTTTATCTCTTATTGCTGCATTTGGTAAGACAACCTGAATTTCAACTAAAATAA
- a CDS encoding DUF1501 domain-containing protein, whose product MCDTHDNSPHKGIQHDGHDEEHKTWSRRSFMQALGIAGSGSMLLGGNMLTASAPSPLSAAISAANTDNILILIRLSGGNDGLSTVIPINQYDLYANARPNIYIPESKVLKLTDEFGVPTYMGSLEQMWGDGQFKAVHGVGYEGQSLSHFTGTDIFSNTDLNTTGFDGEDTGWMGRHFENIYPDYLFNPPPAPAAVQIGNFGSLVFQGEETNYAFVASNIDQLEEIAETGLQYNLDPALFDDCMYGDQLQFLRGVANVTYEYSGTIADAYARGQNQVEYQDNGIARQLALLARLIKGNLGTKVYMITLGGFDTHGNQPLAHERLMTYLSVAVDNFYDDLAFTEQDDKVLSMTFSEFGRRIFENGSNGTDHGKAAPTLFFGAGLNGSAFVGDHPTLANPDGRGNLEYTMDFRHLYATVMAEWLCIPIPLVEQHILGGYTYNPINLGFNCSGVDFPDIVYSDGEVTPPDQPDSGDPTTPNPELADAVIHRPFYPSDENPHIYLEMPFSAHVDIQLYNIMGQKVGTIFNEMVMEGTREINIRDGVRQNLATGKYIYRIMVQDQKMAKSVLVA is encoded by the coding sequence ATGTGCGATACCCACGATAATAGTCCACACAAGGGCATTCAACACGACGGCCACGATGAAGAACACAAAACATGGAGTAGGCGTTCCTTTATGCAGGCCTTGGGCATAGCCGGATCCGGTTCTATGCTTTTGGGCGGCAATATGTTGACCGCTTCGGCACCTTCTCCATTGAGTGCGGCCATCTCTGCGGCAAACACCGATAACATACTTATATTGATACGTCTCTCAGGCGGGAACGATGGGCTGAGTACCGTGATTCCGATCAATCAATACGACCTCTATGCCAATGCACGACCCAATATCTATATTCCAGAAAGTAAGGTATTGAAGTTGACCGACGAATTTGGTGTGCCCACCTATATGGGTTCACTAGAACAAATGTGGGGAGACGGGCAATTTAAGGCCGTACACGGAGTAGGCTATGAAGGCCAGAGTCTATCGCATTTTACCGGAACCGATATCTTTTCCAATACCGATCTGAATACTACGGGCTTCGATGGGGAGGATACGGGTTGGATGGGACGGCATTTCGAAAATATCTATCCCGATTACCTATTCAATCCGCCGCCGGCACCCGCCGCTGTGCAAATTGGTAACTTTGGTAGCCTTGTTTTTCAGGGCGAAGAAACCAATTATGCCTTTGTGGCCTCCAATATCGACCAATTGGAAGAAATCGCGGAAACCGGTTTACAGTATAATCTAGACCCTGCCCTGTTTGACGACTGTATGTACGGGGACCAATTGCAATTTTTAAGGGGTGTCGCCAATGTTACGTATGAATATTCAGGTACCATCGCGGATGCCTACGCACGCGGCCAAAACCAGGTAGAATATCAGGACAATGGTATTGCGCGGCAATTGGCTTTGTTGGCACGACTGATCAAAGGCAATCTGGGCACGAAAGTATATATGATCACTCTGGGCGGGTTTGATACGCATGGCAATCAGCCTTTGGCGCACGAGCGATTGATGACATACCTTTCGGTGGCCGTAGACAATTTTTATGATGACTTGGCCTTTACGGAACAAGACGATAAAGTCCTGAGCATGACGTTCTCCGAGTTCGGAAGACGTATATTCGAAAATGGCTCCAACGGTACCGACCATGGGAAGGCAGCACCAACCCTTTTCTTTGGTGCAGGACTTAATGGCAGCGCTTTCGTAGGCGATCACCCCACACTGGCCAACCCTGATGGGCGCGGCAACTTGGAATATACTATGGATTTCAGACACTTGTATGCCACGGTAATGGCCGAATGGCTCTGTATCCCCATTCCTTTGGTAGAACAACATATTTTAGGAGGGTATACCTATAATCCCATCAATCTTGGCTTTAACTGTAGCGGTGTGGATTTTCCCGATATCGTTTACAGTGATGGTGAGGTAACGCCACCGGACCAACCCGATTCCGGCGACCCTACCACTCCGAATCCAGAACTTGCCGATGCCGTTATCCACAGGCCTTTTTATCCTAGCGATGAAAATCCGCATATCTATTTGGAAATGCCGTTTAGCGCTCATGTCGACATTCAATTGTACAACATCATGGGACAGAAAGTCGGAACGATCTTTAATGAGATGGTGATGGAAGGTACCCGTGAAATCAACATTCGCGACGGTGTTCGCCAAAATCTGGCCACTGGCAAATACATTTACAGAATTATGGTGCAAGACCAAAAAATGGCAAAATCGGTCCTAGTGGCTTGA